One window of Cuculus canorus isolate bCucCan1 chromosome 10, bCucCan1.pri, whole genome shotgun sequence genomic DNA carries:
- the VAMP7 gene encoding vesicle-associated membrane protein 7 isoform X2 translates to MAILFAVVARGTTILAKHAWCGGNFLEVTEQILAKIPSENNKLTYSHGNYLFHYICQDRIIYLCITDDDFERSRAFTFLNEIKKRFQTTYGSRAQTALPYAMNSEFSSVLAAQLKYHSESKGTDQVAETQAQIDELKGIMVRNIDLVAQRGEKLELLIDKTENLVDSSVTFKTTSRNLARAMCMKNLKLTIVIIIASIVVLYIIVSVTCGGLAWPSCVQK, encoded by the exons TCCTGTTTGCTGTTGTGGCAAGGGGCACCACCATTCTTGCCAAACATGCCTGGTGTGGAGGAAACTTCCTGGAGGTGACAGAACAGATCCTGGCAAAAATACCATCTGAAAACAACAAACTGACCTATTCTCATGGAAA TTATCTGTTCCATTACATCTGCCAAGACCGGATTATATACCTCTGCATTACAGATGAC GACTTTGAACGATCCAGAGCCTTCACCTTCCTGAATGAAATCAAGAAGAGGTTCCAGACTACGTATGGCTCAAGAGCACAGACAGCCCTTCCCTATGCAATGAACAGCGAGTTCTCCAGTGTTTTAGCCGCACAGCTG AAATACCACTCGGAGAGCAAGGGCACTGACCAGGTGGCAGAGACGCAAGCTCAAATTGATGAACTTAAAGGAATCATGGTTCGAAACATAG ACCTTGTGGCACAAAGAGGAGagaagctggagctgctgaTCGATAAAACAGAGAACCTTGTGGATTCG TCAGTCACTTTCAAAACCACCAGCAGGAACCTTGCTAGAGCCATGTGTATGAAGAACCTCAAGCTTACCATTGTCATCATCATCGCATCAATT GTTGTCCTCTACATCATTGTATCGGTCACCTGTGGTGGGCTGGCCTGGCCAAGCTGTGTGCAGAAGTAA